The stretch of DNA TCTTGCTCTGCCTCTGCAGCGTGCTGCCGCcggcgtcgtcgtcctcagTGGACGCAGAGGGCGGCGGAGCAACCCTCTCCGCCTCATCATCGCTCGAGTCCGGGAACTGCAAGATCTGCCCTGTCGAGGTTGTGTTTGGTGCGTCCTCTGGGAATATACTAGTACCTCCGCCAGCAACAGGGGCCCCAGACGTATCCTCCCCGGGTCCCAGCAGGTTCACCTCCGCGGTGTGTTGGAACAACTCCGCGAGCCAGCGCGTGCCCTGCAGAACCTCGTCCAGCAACTCGCCGTACCGCCGCACCCGCGGGATCACGTCCCGCGTGAGCCGCGCGAAGCAGTGTCCGAAGTTCGCGTCAATCCGTTGCAACTCAGCAACGATCTCCTGGTCCAACTCCTCCACCGTCGCGTGCATGCCCTCTTGGTGACCAAGAGATAGCAGTAACCATCAACACCGTCACAgtcttcaacaacaacacctcTAAATCGAAGTGGTTACCCGAATCTCGTGAAGTTGAAGACCTTCatttgaagagaagacGGTGAAGCCTGCGACGACAGTTGGTGTCTGTGTTGCTGGTGCTGTTCGTTGCTTGCACGCTCGGTAGCACCATGTCGCAGAGGAAGTTGCAGCAGGATATTGACAAGCTGCTGAAGCGGGTGCGCGAGGGGCTAGACGACTACGAGGAGGTGTATGCGAAGTTTCAGGCGACTGATGCGGAGAACGGGTCGTATAGGGAGAAGCTCGAAGGAGATCTAAAGCGGGAGATCAAGAAGCTGCAGAAGCACAGGGAGCAGATCAAGACGTGGCTTGCGAAGGACGACTGCAAGGACCGGGCGCCGCTACTGTTGGAGAACAGGCGCGCCATAGAGCATGGGATGGAGCGGTTCAAGACCGTAGAGAGACTCATGAAGACGAAACAGTTCTCGAAGGAGGCGTTGCTGAACCCAGATATTACGAGGGACCCGCGGGAGTTACAGAAAAGAGAGCAGATGCAGTTCGTGCAGAGGTGTATAGAGCAACTACACACGCAATTGGAGAGGCATGAGGCGACTCAGGATTCGCAGCAGTGCGCGCGACACGAGTTCCATATCGCTCATTTGGAACATGTTCTCAAGTTGCTACAGAACGATGGGATCGACCCGGATACAGTCGCGGAATTCCAAGAGGATATCAGTTACTACGTGGACAACAACGAGGAACCAGATTTCGTAGAGTACGAGACCGTGTACCAGGACATGAACGTGGATCTGGGTAAAAGTACAAGTACATCGCAGCAGGCAGTGGACCCAACGCACAGGAAACGCGAGGACAAGTCCCCCAGGAAGAAACAGTCCACGAAATCGTCTGTTATGTCATCCCCAGAGAAGACCACCGCAGCAGGGATCGCCATGGCGGACTCCACAGAGCAGGAACGCACACcgtcgaagaagagggagaggGATACACCGTCtctccaacaacaacagcaacaacagcaaccgGACTTGCAGTTCCCACAGGACAAGTCGAAAGAGATTCAGGACTCGATCGCCCAGGACCTTGCCAGCAAGCGCGCGTTCAAAAACCCGCTTTTCAACAGCGAACTGCCCTTCTGGCTGGACACGAAGAACACGCTCGTGCAGCCGCACGACGAGATGCCCGCGCAAATGGCCGCACAGCTGGAGTCCTCCCTGTTGAACTGTCCGGACTCCCTCGACGCGGACTCGCCGTACCTTTACAGGAAACAACTGTCATTACCGCACCCTACGtcgatcttcttccccaATGAACCTATACGGTTCGTCTACACTTTCGAGACACCGGGGGACCACACGAGCGGCGACATATACGCTAACACCTCGCTCGCGAAGATCCTTACAAAGTTCGACCTCGACAcgctcttcttcatcttctacCACTACCAGGGCACGTACGAGCAGTTCCTCGCCGCACGCGAACTCAGCATCAACAGGGACTGgcagttcaacaagaaggacCGCTGCTGGTACTACAAAGAGATCGAGAAACTGCCTCCAGGAATGAACAAGTCAGAGGAGGAGTCCTGGCGGTACTTCGACTACAAGAAGTCCTGGCTGGCAAGACGTTGCAACTCGGACTTCGTGTACAACGAGGCAGACTTCGAGAAGTTGTAGTTCTACATACATACgtatacacacacacacataaAAGAGTTCACGGCAACTCCCTCTTGAGGAACTCCTCGCTGAAGTAACTTACTTGTTCGAAGTTGTACTCGAACCCGTTGATCCCACCGTAGTACGGGTCGTCCACGATTTTCCGGAACTTCCCACCAGTATTCCACTCCCCGAACAGCTCGACTCGTGCTTTCGAACCCTCAGGTTTCAACCGCAACAAGTTCCCCAAGTTCGCCTCGTCCATGCACACGACGTAATCGAACTCGTCGAAGTGGGACTTCCGGATCTGCTGCGCGCGGTGGTCCACGGGCACACCGTGGTTCCGACACGTCGCAGCGCTCCGCTCATCGGGGGGTTCACCAACGTGGTACCTCGCGGTCCCGAACGACGCGATCTTGCCAAACCGGTCCAATAGCCCGTGCTCCTTGACCGTGTGTTTGAAGACGGCCTCCGCCATGGGCGAGCGGCAGATGTTGCCCAGACACACAAACGCAACGCTAATTTTCCCCTCGCTCGCCATTGACTTCGTCCGAGGACCCAACGACCCAGACTAGAACGGCAGATACGTTTTTCCTCAAATCTTCAGATAATTCATCGATAACttacttatatatattgttAACATAACCTACACACGTAAACGAAGAGATTGCGGGTCAGCTTAGAAGGCGCATCTCAATGGGGAGATGACTTCTTGGCCCTTGTAGAACTCGACGGTCTTTTCCGCTCTTGTGGCGACGCCCTCTGGGGTGAACCcgaacttcttgaacacaAGAGGAGCTGGGCCGGAGGCACCGAACCTGTCTAGACCGAAGGATTGGTGTGCGTACTTGCCCCAACCGGAGGTGGACAGCACTTCGACGGACAAGACTGGGATTCTGTCTGGTAGGACGGACAGTCTGTACTCTTGTGGCTGCTTGTCGAAGGTCAAGAAGTCTGGTAGAGAGACGATACGAGCCTTGATGCCCTTAGCGGCCAACAACTTGGCGGCCTCAACGGACAGGGACACTTCGGACCCAGTGGCGGCCAAAGTGATGTCTGCGTCGGCACACTCCTGTAGAACATAACCACCCTTGACTGCCTTCTCGATGGAGGAACCTTCCAACTGTGGCAAGTTCTGTCTTGTCAAGGCGATGACGGATGGGGTCCCGGTGGACTCGAAGGCGACTTTGTACGCGGCAGAGACCTCGTTACCATCGGCTGGTCTGAAGACGTGCAGGTTTGGCATGGCTCTGAAGTGGGACAGAGTCTCGATAGGTTGATGCGTTGGACCATCTTCACCGACACCGATGGAGTCGTGGGTGGCGACCCAGATGACATTTTCCTCGGCAAGGGCGGACACTCTGATGGCACCGGCGGCGTAACCCAAGAAGTTCATGAACGCACCACCGTATGGCTTGTAGTTGGCACCGAAGGCGGCGATACCGTTCATGATGGCACCCATACCGTGTTCTCTGATACCGTATCTTAGGTATCTACCCTTGAAGTCACCCAGCCCGGTGGAAGGTGGTTGGAAGTCGACGGCCTCCTTCCATCTGGTCAAGTTCGATGGGGTCAAATCGGCGGACCCACCGATCATCTCTGGTAATTCGTCGTAGATGTGTTGGAAGACGATCTCGGACAACTTTCTCGTGGCGAACGCGGAGTCCGCTGGAGTGTAAGTTGGCAACTTGGCGGCCCAATCTTGTGGCAATTGGCCCGCCAGTCTTCTTGCCAAGTCGGCGCCCAATTCAGGGTACTTCTGCTCGTACGCCTTCAACAATTGGTCCCACTTCTTGTTGGCCTCTACACCTGGCTgcaacactttcttctggTAGAAGTCGTACACTTCCTGTGGCACTTGGAAGGACTTGTCTGGGTTGAAACCAAACTTCTGTCTCAATTGCTTCAAGTCCTCTGGTTTCAAGGGGGAACCGTGAACACCGGAGGTGTTTGCGTTCAAGGAGCCAAACCCGATCGTGGTGTGCAACTTGATCATGGTTGGTTGTTCCTTGTTCTGCTTAGCCTTGGCGATCGCAGCGGCGATCCCAGCCAAGTCCTCGTTCCCGTTCTCGACGGTGATGACTTCCCACCCGTAAGCCTCGTATCTCTTGGCGACGTCCTCAGTGAAGGACAGAGAGGTCTTACCATCGATGGTGATCCTGTTGTCGTCGTAGATCAGGATCAAGTTCCCCAATTTCAAGTGACCGGCAAGCGAAGAGGCCTCAGAGGAGACACCCTCTTGCAGACACCCGTCACCGCAGAAGGAGTAAGTGTAGTTATCGGAGATCTCGAAACCTGGCTTGTTGTAAGTAGCAGCGAAGTTAGCCTGGGCAATGGCCAAACCAACGGCGTTACAGATACCTTGCCCCAATGGGCCCGTGGTGACCTCCACACCTGGCAATTCACGTTCTGGATGGCCTGGGGTCCTGGAGTCCAACTGTCtgaagttcttcaaatcctcAATGGAGAAATCGTACCCGGTCAAGTGCAACATGGAGTACAGCAGGGCACAGGCGTGACCGTTCGATAGGACAAACCTGTCTCTGTTGACCCAGTTTGGGTTCTTAGggttcatcttcatctgCGAGAAGAGAACGTGAGCAGCGGGCGCCAACCCCAGTGGGGCACCTGGATGGCCGGAATTGGCCTTGCATACCTGGTCCACACTCAGCAGTCTGGCGGTGGAGACAGCTAGTTTATCAATTTCACCGAATGACATGATTTGCTTGCTTTGGGTGTGTAAGGCGGGGGGGtggatatatatatctagTATATAGATGTGGGTGTCGAGTGAGGGAAACACtaagagaaaagaaagagctACAACTACAAACAGGAACAGCAAGAGCAGCACCAACTCCCTCCCCTCGACCTGTAAGTTCATGAGAGTTGGCTCCCGTTTATATAATAAATTGGCTCGAGCGACTGTAGTGGTGGCAGGAGGATAGAGTAAGCCGAGAAATGGAatctcgaagaaaaaaggaGCGCTCAGTTAATCAACGGCCCCCCGCACAGAACCCGCCGCAGCGGCCGCCGCTGAGATCAGGGGCGGGGTTATGGCGGGCTGTCGTCGCTCGTGATGCTGGGTGAGTTCCATTGTGTGGTAAGCATAGGGGGGTTACCCCTATTATACACGTCTCGAGGCCCTTTGACGTATATTAGgagtagtagtagtgggTAGTGCGGAAAAGGGGGATCGTTTAGGAGTTGGGGGTATTGGATCTTGAAAATTGATATACCTGCTCTGGAGATGTGCAGAGTTACTTAACGTGGGCTGGTGCGCCCCCTTATTGTTACACGGTTACAGTTACGTGTGCACACACGCTTTTATATACGGTCTTGTCTTGGCCCCCCCGTGTCTTGCATGCTACATTGCGTGGTGGTCGCCGAATGGATCCTCGTCCTCGCAGTCAGGGGTGCCGCGCCGCGCAGCAGGAATAGGAGGCCGCGGCCTCGTGTTGCTGTGCGACGCTAGCGACTCAGGGATGTCCAGATCAAGGATGAACGAACCAGTAGTCGTAGTAGTGGTGGCTCggtcgtcgtcgtcctcctcgttgatctgGACAAGCCGCGGCCTCCCGCCCTTGACCGCAGTGGTCAGCGACTCTTGTGGAGCACGGGAGGAGCGTATCCGTGGCGTGCTGCCCGTAGTGGCTACACTTCGCGAGTCGTCGTCTAGCCCTTCTAATATCGAGGACCCAAGCGTGATGTGTGACCGGACGTCCCCCGGTGTGTTCAGGCGGTGTGACACACGGGCAGGGTGAGGGTGGGTCCCTGCAGTGGTCACGCCGGGGATGAACGCAATCGGTAAAATGTTGGAGGCACCAGTGCGGACAGTGGACGCATGGCTCGCACGGTCGCCCGGGACAGACAGTTGCTGGATCTCTCTCAGTTGGGCAGTCGTGGCAGCATTGCGCGGACTCGCCTGCAAGTACGCATGCACGTTGACAGCCTGTTTCGCATCCTCCGCAGCAGCCATCTCTTCcgcttcctcttcctcgtcagAATCCACATACAACTCcccctcgtcgtcatcgtcgctGATGTCTCCCCCGAGGTTCTTGATGTGGAACGCCTCCTCTTGTAACCGCGTCTTCCTGGGTTTCCAATAAAACCTGTAACAGAACCAAACAACAagcagaaacaaaacaccGGCGccaacaccaccaacaacaccaCTGACCACATTATTACGCACACTGCCTccactgctgttgctcGCGGCGGTCGAACCCGTCGTGGTACTGTTCCCCGTGGAGTTGCCGTTGCTCAAGGAGATCCCGCTCCCGACCTGCTCGGACCTCTTCGCACAGTACGTCACGGGACACTTGCGGCACGTCAGCGACGTCATCACACAGTACTCGTCGTCCCCACACGTCGGACACTGCGCCGTGGTGTTACATACGACACACCCGGCAGAGTTCGTCGCCGTGGGGACCGCACTGATCTGGGTCGCCGTGCCCGCAGCAGAGGAGGGGAATAGCGTGATCGCAGACATTGATCCGTGTCCTGCTTAAATGACAACTGGGCCCAAGTACACTATACACAGACGCCCGTTTATATCTCTTCCATCCTGGACCAACAAAGCAAGAATCTTCTTGAAACGCATCCTCGAGGCAtcgagaacaagaaaaagcaATAAAAGTATCCTGCTTTTGTGTCGCGAAAAAATTACCGAAAATGGAAAATAGCATATTACGTAATGACGTAATATGGCTGAATTCGCGTCCGGTGCCTTTAATTGTTGTTATAGCATGTACAGAGTGTGTATAAGTATATGGAGCAGGCCCGATCACTGTGCGGTTGTTCTTCTGCCGAATCCGACGTGGGGAAGTTTCCATCTGGACCTGCCGCGGACGGGCGTGTCCTCAGCCGCGCGTTCTGCCGTCTCGCAGTCGCAGTGGTGCTTGTTTCGTAATGTCAAGTACTTCAGCGCGTTCTGTGCGCGCGTGCGGGCCCTGCTGTGTCCGCTGTGCTCGCTGGATAGGTAGCTCTCTCCCTGcgagttgctgttgtggCTGGGCAGAGCACCCAGTTGCGGGGACGCGGATGACGCTGCAGGGCTCTTGCTCCCGTAGGGCACGAGCTTCGTCTGCACGTTTATGTCCACTACATCTTGGTCTCCGAGCGGGAATAGCTGCAGCATCTCCTTGTCGGTCTGTGAGTCCAGATGGTGCACCATCTCTAACTGCAGCAGGTTCCGTTTACGCAAGGAGTGCGGCGGACTGTCCGTTGTCCCCGTTTTGGTACACATGGACAGTATCTTATCTCTCAAATTGTGGAAAATAATTGCTGTGTGGGTAGAATTCGGGGCATCGCTAGTTGCTGTTGTGCTTTCCACACAAAACGCTCTACTGCCGCCGCCGATTTCAAGAGACTCAACCAGCTCCCGTAACGCCTCAGACTCTCGCACAACGTCTTGCAAGTTCTTCTCGCTCATCACTAGTTGACTGTTTTATATCTGTGTGTGTTCCGATATAAGCAAAGCAATTGGAAAGTGTCACAAACGCCGGTTCGTTCTCCCGGTTCTTACACTGTTTTAAAGCACCTTTTTTTTAGTGTCACCGAAAACCAAGATTTAAATTTAAGAAAAGCCAAGAGATGAAATTTTGGGAAAAGGAGGACTGACACTGTACTATCGTGTGCTAGACTCGCCGAACGCATAAATCTCTCGATGTTGGAGCAACCAAAGGACCCCTTCTGTGCCGTGACAAATCCTGCGTCAGGATCGTTCATTGACCTTTCGCAGCTCTCGGCGAGTCCGAACAAGCAGAacacgaagaagaaaggcGGTCAGAAGACAAATTTCGACAAGTCCAAGACAAGGTGGCTCGTGAAGGGGTATGGCCCGGACCTCGGTTTGAACTTTACGCTGAGTGTGTGTTCATCGCCTGTGGTGGATGAAAGCGACGAGTCCcaccaattgaagaatacTACTGGAGCGTACTACTTCGACAGCAAAAGGGGGAAATACGTATCCATTGGCGACTTCAGCACAAAACCGAAACTGTTCGGAGTGACAAGTAAGAAACTGACTTTGGAGTACGGGAACGGTGATTCGTGCCCGAACAGTGTTGACAGGAAATCTACACTGCTAAATTTTGTATGTGACAGGGAC from Huiozyma naganishii CBS 8797 chromosome 1, complete genome encodes:
- the ASK1 gene encoding Ask1p (similar to Saccharomyces cerevisiae ASK1 (YKL052C); ancestral locus Anc_2.588), whose amino-acid sequence is MHATVEELDQEIVAELQRIDANFGHCFARLTRDVIPRVRRYGELLDEVLQGTRWLAELFQHTAEVNLLGPGEDTSGAPVAGGGTSIFPEDAPNTTSTGQILQFPDSSDDEAERVAPPPSASTEDDDAGGSTLQRQSKKRKISLLLQQEYASSSSAVPSPQRGSSHRHPRGEDDGDALFSSPDTLRFPTK
- the NOT5 gene encoding CCR4-NOT core subunit NOT5 (similar to Saccharomyces cerevisiae NOT5 (YPR072W); ancestral locus Anc_3.370); the protein is MSQRKLQQDIDKLLKRVREGLDDYEEVYAKFQATDAENGSYREKLEGDLKREIKKLQKHREQIKTWLAKDDCKDRAPLLLENRRAIEHGMERFKTVERLMKTKQFSKEALLNPDITRDPRELQKREQMQFVQRCIEQLHTQLERHEATQDSQQCARHEFHIAHLEHVLKLLQNDGIDPDTVAEFQEDISYYVDNNEEPDFVEYETVYQDMNVDLGKSTSTSQQAVDPTHRKREDKSPRKKQSTKSSVMSSPEKTTAAGIAMADSTEQERTPSKKRERDTPSLQQQQQQQQPDLQFPQDKSKEIQDSIAQDLASKRAFKNPLFNSELPFWLDTKNTLVQPHDEMPAQMAAQLESSLLNCPDSLDADSPYLYRKQLSLPHPTSIFFPNEPIRFVYTFETPGDHTSGDIYANTSLAKILTKFDLDTLFFIFYHYQGTYEQFLAARELSINRDWQFNKKDRCWYYKEIEKLPPGMNKSEEESWRYFDYKKSWLARRCNSDFVYNEADFEKL
- the LTP1 gene encoding tyrosine protein phosphatase LTP1 (similar to Saccharomyces cerevisiae LTP1 (YPR073C); ancestral locus Anc_3.371), producing the protein MASEGKISVAFVCLGNICRSPMAEAVFKHTVKEHGLLDRFGKIASFGTARYHVGEPPDERSAATCRNHGVPVDHRAQQIRKSHFDEFDYVVCMDEANLGNLLRLKPEGSKARVELFGEWNTGGKFRKIVDDPYYGGINGFEYNFEQVSYFSEEFLKRELP
- the TKL1 gene encoding transketolase TKL1 (similar to Saccharomyces cerevisiae TKL2 (YBR117C) and TKL1 (YPR074C); ancestral locus Anc_3.372) — translated: MSFGEIDKLAVSTARLLSVDQVCKANSGHPGAPLGLAPAAHVLFSQMKMNPKNPNWVNRDRFVLSNGHACALLYSMLHLTGYDFSIEDLKNFRQLDSRTPGHPERELPGVEVTTGPLGQGICNAVGLAIAQANFAATYNKPGFEISDNYTYSFCGDGCLQEGVSSEASSLAGHLKLGNLILIYDDNRITIDGKTSLSFTEDVAKRYEAYGWEVITVENGNEDLAGIAAAIAKAKQNKEQPTMIKLHTTIGFGSLNANTSGVHGSPLKPEDLKQLRQKFGFNPDKSFQVPQEVYDFYQKKVLQPGVEANKKWDQLLKAYEQKYPELGADLARRLAGQLPQDWAAKLPTYTPADSAFATRKLSEIVFQHIYDELPEMIGGSADLTPSNLTRWKEAVDFQPPSTGLGDFKGRYLRYGIREHGMGAIMNGIAAFGANYKPYGGAFMNFLGYAAGAIRVSALAEENVIWVATHDSIGVGEDGPTHQPIETLSHFRAMPNLHVFRPADGNEVSAAYKVAFESTGTPSVIALTRQNLPQLEGSSIEKAVKGGYVLQECADADITLAATGSEVSLSVEAAKLLAAKGIKARIVSLPDFLTFDKQPQEYRLSVLPDRIPVLSVEVLSTSGWGKYAHQSFGLDRFGASGPAPLVFKKFGFTPEGVATRAEKTVEFYKGQEVISPLRCAF
- the OPY2 gene encoding Opy2p (similar to Saccharomyces cerevisiae OPY2 (YPR075C); ancestral locus Anc_3.373), which translates into the protein MSAITLFPSSAAGTATQISAVPTATNSAGCVVCNTTAQCPTCGDDEYCVMTSLTCRKCPVTYCAKRSEQVGSGISLSNGNSTGNSTTTGSTAASNSSGGSVRNNVVSGVVGGVGAGVLFLLVVWFCYRFYWKPRKTRLQEEAFHIKNLGGDISDDDDEGELYVDSDEEEEAEEMAAAEDAKQAVNVHAYLQASPRNAATTAQLREIQQLSVPGDRASHASTVRTGASNILPIAFIPGVTTAGTHPHPARVSHRLNTPGDVRSHITLGSSILEGLDDDSRSVATTGSTPRIRSSRAPQESLTTAVKGGRPRLVQINEEDDDDRATTTTTTGSFILDLDIPESLASHSNTRPRPPIPAARRGTPDCEDEDPFGDHHAM
- the KNAG0A07330 gene encoding uncharacterized protein, producing MSEKNLQDVVRESEALRELVESLEIGGGSRAFCVESTTATSDAPNSTHTAIIFHNLRDKILSMCTKTGTTDSPPHSLRKRNLLQLEMVHHLDSQTDKEMLQLFPLGDQDVVDINVQTKLVPYGSKSPAASSASPQLGALPSHNSNSQGESYLSSEHSGHSRARTRAQNALKYLTLRNKHHCDCETAERAAEDTPVRGRSRWKLPHVGFGRRTTAQ